From a region of the Leishmania major strain Friedlin complete genome, chromosome 32 genome:
- a CDS encoding putative R-SNARE protein produces MFSRTQDAGGADSGVILPFRMGGKSTVVMSDYHICKYDAILGVLVCIGDDASVLVLGKEMCRELLPLPGREHWLDAFVYAGTTSFLVLASETLLCLDYSAGVNGNGDSMLRCTGPGAQFTCLHVAQGLTCGAVGRKDGLVSYFRLDPVSNNPEERPQLRWTATETNVLGLCKPFCKGVAGPVIDTSAASRDKFFATGSLLSMDSYPNNPNALIGVVGGVPGVCKWYIDEARVSCFFDASSIAGQSDSLLATCRVTPGGVYVAAVTMHCTKVLLWNESKKRRDKVAELYWVIDLSQHISQSMPSAPSAGLVDAFAYNEYRVGLSMARTALEDRFHTTNDKHSHMYMLLHGQRDILEIVIRLDDKQVVRQDAIIAHLNAYTAQRGVEAARTKKAAAGSRGNGTDVDANAVDNYFNVFHVEPCVLSNYWTSGLTDVDLEALFVTSEDGLRPILAKRNRQTGGIESIRELRELSAQAPWYPRALLLRLPENQIRSLAEEIQRTAVPSTWEKLLRGGDALLRHALPDVEAKEAANSDAAYLWRQSVMVTVTDAAQAVCLSPQSNEAFSVSSKALANCVPWSTLAIGQDADGLVLETVLPSLHTVFLPTEIILRVFSTESIVTVMKHDIRRNTGSLVLDLDRAALQLDGNGEPGKRMVEQAVLVNARLEPSTVTSNVSVYKDGKCVLLLLENSSVALVDLSGKGDDGRPFMLQVPPGLLPVGSTIASLDAFWMASRTATSTNRTGLLCLACLFKDRKGLLLWNLSEMRLITYAQPEYATSATRLMVTAAAQPPLPNLSGDVKVFEVALSISSPVHTAGEYGTLTCCDALGAALLSMSLAFGVADGAPQAWCYRQSAEANWVALPQTTSATKLLPVRFEVLGSSVEWTITVGGAAVATGSSPLQGSIVHVKTTWVPGKANLTYDTDAGEMRDYEISRDTSANDRIDPAIAFVGAHEIAVVQVSALFPATGSPASMKASVTAADAVPAATCRLDSARRLEHFSVYHGRGALIVVTRDANGWRWVSILDSRTAKSMMQSYATLDFVGEENVQVLLVEIENVLHLYFLGSNNGVVGHFFVEANLGASKESGVRKHPCFRGPHYHFTPCTFRGYGRYLPPAPTLKQETGFFKRLMTLPWEDIAMKLESETLRATKAAGAAQMPAGTTPITAAPTSKPYASPAPLPSSTSPVAKPDPKGEQQELLGAINRGSSAAAPAQAPAPARQPGAPAPTATATAATPNESPGGRYAQLKAIAERENVSLTEARRMMSENVRKLQQRGERLSEMRDKSAELAQTALTFQDLARQLKEKQRSSWL; encoded by the coding sequence ATGTTCTCGCGGACGCAGGACGCCGGGggcgccgacagcggtgTCATTCTTCCCTTTCGGATGGGCGGCAAAAGCACAGTGGTTATGTCGGACTACCACATCTGCAAGTACGACGCCATCCTcggcgtgctcgtgtgcATCGGCGATGATGCAAGCGTCCTCGTGCTTGGCAAGGAGATGTGccgcgagctgctgccgctgccgggcAGGGAGCACTGGCTAGACGCCTTTGTGTACGCCGGCACCACCAGTTTCCTGGTGCTTGCGTCAGAGACGCTCTTGTGCCTCGACTACAGCGCCGGCGTGAATGGCAACGGGGACAGCATGCTGCGGTGCACGGGGCCTGGTGCGCAGTTCACCTGCCTCCATGTTGCACAAGGCTTGACATGCGGCGCGGTGGGGCGCAAGGACGGGCTCGTGTCCTATTTCCGTCTCGATCCGGTGTCGAACAACCCCGAGgagcggccgcagctgcggtggaCCGCCACGGAGACGAATGTTCTCGGGCTATGCAAGCCCTTCTGCAAGGGCGTGGCGGGCCCCGTCATTGACACGagcgccgccagccgcgACAAATTCTTCGCCACAGGCTCTCTGCTCTCGATGGACTCGTACCCAAACAACCCGAACGCACTCATCGGTGTGGTGGGCGGGGTTCCCGGGGTGTGCAAGTGGTACATTGACGAAGCTCGTGTGAGCTGCTTCTTCGACGCCAGCAGTATCGCCGGACAGTCGGACAGCCTTTTGGCCACGTGCCGTGTGACACCTGGCGGCGTTTACGTAGCTGCCGTCACCATGCACTGTACCAAGGTTCTCCTGTGGAACGAGAGCAAGAAGCGGCGTGACAAGGTGGCCGAGCTCTACTGGGTCATTGATCTCTCTCAGCACATCTCGCAAAGCATGCCAAGCGCCCCGAGCGCCGGCCTTGTCGATGCCTTCGCGTACAATGAGTATCGTGTGGGTCTGAGCATGGCCCGCACTGCCCTCGAGGACCGTTTCCACACCACCAACGACAAGCACAGCCATATGTACATGTTGCTGCACGGCCAGCGCGACATCCTGGAGATAGTTATCCGACTTGATGACAAGCAGGTGGTGCGTCAGGATGCCATTATCGCACACCTGAACGCGTACACGGCTCAGCGTggcgtggaggcggcgcgtacgaagaaggcggcggctggGTCACGCGGCAACGGCACAGACGTCGACGCGAACGCGGTGGACAACTACTTCAACGTCTTCCACGTGGAGCCGTGCGTACTGTCGAACTACTGGACAAGCGGGCTGACAGACGTTGACCTAGAGGCGCTGTTCGTGACAAGCGAGGATGGCTTGCGACCGATCCTGGCAAAGCGCAACCGTCAGACTGGCGGCATCGAAAGCATCcgtgagctgcgcgagcttagcgcgcaggcgccgtgGTACCCGCGTGCGCTGCTATTGCGGCTGCCCGAGAACCAGATACGGTCACTCGCCGAGGAAATACAACGAACTGCAGTGCCCTCAACGTGGGAGAAGCTTctgcgcggtggcgacgcactgctgcgccacgccctGCCTGACGTGGAGGCCAAGGAAGCGGCTAACTCAGATGCGGCATATTTGTGGCGGCAGAGCGTTATGGTAACCGTCACGGATGCAGCGCAGGCGGTCTGTCTGTCGCCGCAGTCCAACGAGGCCTTCAGCGTCAGCTCGAAAGCCTTAGCGAACTGCGTGCCGTGGTCAACTTTGGCGATCGGCCAGGACGCCGACGGGTTGGTGTTGGAGACAGTGCTGCCCTCGCTGCACACAGTGTTCCTGCCGACGGAGATAATTTTGCGCGTGTTCAGCACCGAGTCCATCGTCACGGTCATGAAACACGACATTCGGCGCAACACCGGCTCGCTGGTGCTGGACCTGGACCGGGCGGCGCTCCAGCTAGACGGGAACGGCGAGCCTGGAAAGCGGATGGTGGAGCAGGCGGTACTTGTTAATGCACGTCTGGAGCCGTCCACCGTGACGAGCAATGTGTCTGTTTACAAGGATGGCAAGTGcgtgttgttgctgctcgAGAACTCCTCGGTCGCGCTTGTCGACCTTTCGGGCAAGGGTGACGATGGCCGCCCTTTCATGCTTCAAGTTCCCCCTGGGCTGCTCCCGGTCGGGTCAACCATCGCCTCGCTTGACGCCTTCTGGATGGCCAGCCGGACCGCAACAAGCACCAACAGGACGGGCCTGCTCTGCCTCGCGTGCCTCTTCAAGGACCGGAAAGGATTGTTGCTTTGGAACTTGAGCGAGATGCGCCTGATCACCTACGCGCAGCCCGAGTACGCCACGTCCGCCACGCGCCTCATGgtcacagcagcggcgcaaccgccgctgccaaACCTGTCGGGTGACGTCAAGGTGTTCGAAGTCGCGCTTTCTATTTCGTCACCCGTGCACACCGCTGGGGAGTACGGTACCCTTACCTGCTGCGACGCACTTGGCGCTGCTTTGCTGTCGATGTCGCTTGCGTTTGGCGTCGCGGACGGCGCCCCGCAGGCCTGGTGCTACCGCCAGAGCGCGGAGGCCAACTGGGTGGCGTTGCCACAGACGACGAGCGCCACAAAGCTGCTGCCTGTCCGGTTTGAGGTATTGGGCTCGTCTGTAGAGTGGACGATTACCGtgggcggtgccgccgtggcAACAGGGAGTAGCCCGCTCCAGGGCAGCATCGTGCACGTCAAGACAACGTGGGTACCAGGCAAGGCCAACCTCACGTACGACACAGATGCGGGCGAAATGCGCGACTACGAAATCAGCCGTGACACCTCCGCCAACGACCGCATCGACCCAGCCATCGCGTTCGTTGGCGCACACGAGATCGCCGTGGTGCAAGTgtccgccctcttccccgcGACTGGATCGCCGGCCTCGATGAAGGCGAGTGTCACGGCGGCGGACGCGGTGCCAGCCGCCACATGCAGGCTCGACTCTGCACGCCGTCTCGAGCACTTCAGCGTGTAccacggccgcggcgcgctcATCGTGGTAACACGCGACGCGAACGGCTGGCGTTGGGTGAGCATCCTGGACAGCAGAACGGCCAAGTCGATGATGCAGTCGTACGCCACTCTTGACTTTGTTGGCGAGGAGAACGTtcaggtgctgctggtcgAGATTGAGAACGTGCTACATCTGTACTTCCTCGGCTCCAACAATGGCGTTGTTGGCCACTTCTTTGTGGAGGCAAACTTGGGTGCTTCGAAAGAAAGTGGGGTGCGCAAGCACCCCTGCTTCCGCGGTCCACACTACCACTTCACGCCATGCACCTTCCGCGGCTACGGCCGGTatctgccgccggcgccgacaCTGAAGCAGGAAACGGGCTTCTTCAAGCGACTCATGACGCTGCCGTGGGAGGACATTGCCATGAAGCTAGAGtccgagacgctgcgcgccacGAAAGCGGCTGGAGCTGCGCAGATGCCTGCCGGCACCACCCCCATTACAGCGGCCCCTACATCAAAACCGTACGCAAGCCCCGCCCCTCTGCCGTCAAGTACGTCACCAGTCGCGAAACCGGACCCTAAAGGGGAGCAGCAagagctgctcggcgccATCAACCGcggaagcagcgcagcagcgccggcacagGCCCCGGCCCCTGCGCGGCAGCCTGGCGCTCCTGCGCCAACCGcgaccgccaccgcagccactCCGAATGAGTCACCGGGCGGCCGCTATGCGCAACTCAAGGCGATCGCGGAGCGCGAGAATGTTAGCCTCACTGAGGCCCGGCGAATGATGAGTGAGAATGTGCGCAagctgcagcaacgcggcGAGCGGCTGAGCGAGATGCGGGATAAATCGGCCGAGCTGGCGCAGACAGCACTGACGTTTCAGGATCTGGCGCGTCAGCtcaaggagaagcagcgcagcagctggctgtAA